The proteins below are encoded in one region of Aquisphaera giovannonii:
- a CDS encoding reverse transcriptase domain-containing protein has product MYNGLRRRGGSSELAGPHARQAPADAHAGVHRDFLARHEGECAEVARADRRTRKGFAGRLFRRATDHRNLMCAIEHLDRRGGRGPGPDGIKIDDLDHGERHDLARNLRAALTAGTYRTGPDREKRLAKTSGQGHRTLRIQDLQDRVAQRAIVQAIQPFLDPTFARTSFGYRPRIGREHALATALHLASRRGLWVWAADDIRDAFDHVPHGRLMDVVARHLGEGKMADLIRVAIENERGKGLRQGGSLSPLLLNLYLDHVLDRPWARERPSTPLLRYADDLLILAANAREAEGAHAHMRDRLRSAGMHLKGQGTTGHDLRTGQPVEWIGFEIAWKRGRFIIRPSERNWWRLEDELEAAHEGPDAPIRAIETIEGWLGQMGPCAADIDIAEVHARIAAIATELSFEEIPDVERVARILGDALRRWEEILRETGERMAEEDDGGSAKPTSSDRNAVTSTGRDAPDGVPTRSQQRPGPSGHDCGITPPIAAGEETVPTCPVLECPGPPASPGRDIANPPSPRDPAARPQAARDTAAAASIPPRCGSSAGAAPTSRRPTVLVRAITPRGTSRFAGPAIAQILIGLRKRASGTATFDAPDGGGARVGGRLAAGSRDRSARSGEDARAPPAGIGPGIEGDQPTQSASAKGVRMMLPPPHAGRGGWGMSPPPPLHVGRVGHPARPRRTRAPPHDGRRAARRPGCRGRRPAATRRPPAPRVRRHRNERPDDRQRCRCGRGRSGSLISSSPMPRRRGWSSIGRPSRHRARPSPSAPDRRTVGAASSLSDPER; this is encoded by the coding sequence TCTTCCGCCGGGCGACCGATCATCGCAACCTCATGTGCGCGATCGAGCACCTGGATCGAAGGGGCGGCAGGGGCCCCGGGCCCGACGGCATCAAGATCGACGACCTCGACCACGGCGAGAGGCACGACCTGGCGCGTAACCTCAGGGCGGCACTGACCGCGGGTACGTACCGGACCGGCCCGGACCGGGAGAAGAGGCTCGCGAAGACGTCGGGCCAGGGACATCGGACGCTCCGGATCCAGGACCTGCAGGACCGCGTCGCCCAGCGGGCGATCGTCCAGGCCATCCAGCCGTTCCTCGACCCGACCTTCGCCCGGACCAGCTTCGGCTACCGGCCGCGGATCGGGAGGGAGCACGCGCTGGCCACGGCCCTCCACCTCGCCTCGAGGCGGGGGCTGTGGGTATGGGCCGCGGACGACATCCGCGACGCCTTCGACCACGTGCCCCACGGGAGGCTGATGGACGTGGTCGCCCGGCATCTCGGCGAGGGAAAGATGGCAGACCTGATCCGGGTCGCGATCGAGAACGAGCGAGGCAAGGGCCTGCGGCAGGGGGGCAGCCTGTCCCCGCTGCTGCTGAACCTGTACCTCGACCACGTCCTCGACCGGCCCTGGGCCAGGGAGCGCCCGTCGACCCCGCTGCTGCGATACGCGGACGACCTCCTCATCCTCGCGGCAAACGCCCGGGAGGCCGAGGGGGCCCACGCGCACATGAGGGACCGGCTCCGATCCGCGGGGATGCACCTCAAGGGACAGGGGACGACGGGCCACGACCTCAGGACCGGGCAGCCGGTCGAGTGGATCGGGTTCGAGATCGCCTGGAAGCGCGGAAGGTTCATCATCAGGCCCTCGGAGCGGAACTGGTGGAGGCTCGAGGATGAGCTGGAGGCAGCGCACGAGGGACCGGACGCCCCCATCCGGGCGATCGAGACGATCGAGGGATGGCTGGGGCAGATGGGCCCGTGCGCGGCCGACATCGACATCGCCGAGGTCCATGCGAGGATCGCGGCCATCGCCACGGAGCTCTCGTTCGAGGAGATCCCCGACGTGGAACGCGTTGCCCGGATACTGGGGGACGCACTCCGCAGATGGGAGGAGATCCTGCGGGAGACCGGGGAGCGGATGGCGGAAGAAGACGACGGCGGCTCCGCCAAGCCCACATCTTCCGACCGCAATGCGGTCACGAGCACCGGGCGCGACGCCCCCGATGGCGTCCCGACCCGGTCCCAGCAACGGCCGGGCCCGTCCGGCCACGATTGCGGGATCACTCCCCCGATCGCGGCCGGCGAGGAGACCGTGCCAACATGCCCCGTCCTCGAATGCCCCGGCCCACCCGCCTCGCCGGGCCGGGATATCGCTAATCCCCCGTCGCCGCGGGATCCCGCGGCACGGCCTCAGGCCGCCCGCGATACCGCGGCGGCCGCCTCGATCCCCCCGAGGTGCGGGTCGTCGGCCGGCGCGGCCCCGACGAGCCGGCGCCCCACGGTCCTCGTGCGGGCGATCACACCGAGGGGCACCTCGCGGTTCGCCGGTCCCGCGATCGCGCAGATCCTCATCGGCCTCAGGAAACGAGCGTCCGGGACGGCGACCTTCGATGCGCCGGATGGCGGAGGCGCCCGAGTCGGCGGCCGGCTCGCCGCAGGGTCGCGCGACCGCTCGGCACGATCGGGCGAGGATGCGCGAGCACCTCCCGCAGGGATCGGGCCCGGGATCGAGGGCGACCAGCCGACGCAATCGGCTTCCGCGAAGGGAGTCCGGATGATGCTCCCGCCGCCGCACGCGGGTCGCGGGGGATGGGGCATGAGCCCGCCCCCGCCGCTCCACGTCGGCCGGGTCGGTCATCCCGCACGCCCCCGTCGGACGCGAGCCCCGCCTCACGACGGGCGCCGGGCGGCCCGCCGGCCCGGTTGCCGCGGCCGTCGCCCCGCGGCGACGCGGCGGCCGCCGGCTCCCCGGGTACGACGCCACCGAAACGAACGCCCTGACGATCGGCAGCGATGTCGATGCGGCCGGGGCCGGAGCGGAAGTCTCATCAGCTCGTCGCCGATGCCCAGGCGCCGCGGATGGTCGTCTATCGGACGCCCGTCGCGGCACCGGGCCCGGCCGAGCCCATCGGCCCCCGATCGCCGGACGGTCGGGGCCGCATCATCCCTGTCCGACCCAGAAAGATGA
- a CDS encoding ISL3 family transposase, with protein MSTSLLYHAFGIRGYRYTRTDYDGGSVTFHVARDPSTCRCSACGSTDVIRRGEVPRAFRSLPIGLKPTVILLRVPRVECRACGVVRQVEVAFADARRTFTRAFERYVTELGRRMTIRDAARLTGTGWDMVKGIIKRDLARRYAKPKLKHLRRIAIDEFAVARGHRYMTTVLDLESGAVVFVGDGKAASALKPFWKRLRPSGAKIEAVAMDMSAAYRKAVRENLPRAVIVFDHFHISKLFNEELTELRRDLHRELTDGLQRRVLKGARWLILKDPANLDEAKDEKRRLKEALKLNEPLATAYYMKEELRWFWMQPGKAFATSFLDGWLRRAQASGVKVLQQMAKTLALYRSGLLAYYDAMITSGPLEGTNNKIKVLKRAAYGYRDHEFFKLKILSLHETRYELIG; from the coding sequence ATGTCCACGAGCCTGTTGTACCACGCGTTCGGCATCCGCGGCTACCGCTACACTCGGACGGACTATGACGGCGGGAGTGTCACCTTCCATGTCGCCCGGGACCCCTCGACGTGCCGATGCTCGGCCTGCGGATCGACGGATGTCATCCGTCGCGGCGAGGTCCCGCGGGCCTTCCGCTCGCTGCCGATCGGCCTCAAGCCGACCGTCATCCTGCTGCGCGTCCCGCGCGTCGAGTGCCGCGCCTGCGGGGTCGTCCGCCAGGTCGAGGTCGCCTTCGCCGACGCGCGGCGGACCTTCACCCGCGCCTTCGAGCGCTACGTCACCGAGCTGGGCCGCCGCATGACCATCCGCGACGCGGCCAGGCTCACGGGCACCGGCTGGGACATGGTCAAGGGCATCATCAAGCGCGACCTGGCGCGGCGGTACGCCAAGCCGAAGCTCAAGCACCTGAGGCGGATCGCCATCGACGAGTTCGCCGTGGCCCGCGGGCATCGCTACATGACCACGGTCCTGGACCTCGAGAGCGGGGCGGTCGTCTTCGTCGGCGACGGCAAGGCCGCCTCGGCGTTGAAGCCCTTCTGGAAGCGGCTGCGGCCCAGCGGGGCGAAGATCGAGGCGGTGGCCATGGACATGTCCGCCGCCTACCGCAAGGCGGTCCGCGAGAACCTGCCGAGGGCCGTGATCGTCTTCGACCACTTCCACATCTCCAAGCTCTTCAACGAGGAGCTGACGGAGTTGAGGAGGGACCTGCACCGGGAGCTGACCGACGGGTTGCAGAGGCGCGTGCTCAAGGGCGCGCGGTGGCTGATCCTCAAGGACCCCGCGAACCTGGACGAGGCGAAGGACGAGAAGCGGCGGCTGAAGGAGGCGCTGAAGTTGAACGAGCCGCTGGCGACGGCCTACTACATGAAGGAGGAGCTGAGGTGGTTCTGGATGCAGCCCGGCAAGGCGTTCGCGACGAGCTTCCTCGACGGCTGGCTGAGGAGGGCGCAGGCATCCGGGGTGAAGGTCCTGCAGCAGATGGCCAAGACGCTGGCGCTGTACCGCAGCGGCCTGCTGGCCTACTACGACGCGATGATCACGAGCGGCCCGCTGGAGGGGACCAACAACAAGATCAAGGTCCTCAAGCGCGCGGCCTACGGGTATCGCGACCATGAGTTCTTCAAGCTGAAGATACTATCGCTCCATGAGACGAGATACGAATTGATAGGGTAG
- a CDS encoding ISL3 family transposase, giving the protein MLLKTILNRVAPQKGFVYGRVTLTTEGERPALEVEIEPRRGSRPVCSGCHRKRPGYDRLPPRRFEFVPLWQVAVLFVYAMRRVDCPKCGVVVEEVPWGDGKNHLTVAYRWFLAGWARRLSWQEVASAFHTTWEAVYRAVDHAVAWGLQRRSLSGIEALGVDEVQWQRGHNYLTLVYQIDAGARRLLWVGLDRTEESLRGFFRMLSDEAKASIRYLCSDMWKPYLNVLAREASGAIHVLDRFHIMQAMNEAIDEVRAEEARRLKREGYEPVLKHARWCLLKRPENLTKKQTVKLAELVKYNLRSVRSYLLREDFQRFWTYQYSGWAGRFLREWCARTMRSRIEPMKKVARTLRGHEALILNWFKARGTISAGVAEGLNNKVKLTTRRAYGFRTFHAVQIALYHSLGDLPEPEFTHKFC; this is encoded by the coding sequence ATGCTCCTCAAGACTATCCTCAATCGAGTGGCCCCGCAAAAGGGGTTCGTCTACGGCCGAGTGACCCTGACGACGGAGGGGGAGCGGCCCGCCCTGGAGGTGGAGATCGAGCCTCGCCGCGGCAGCCGGCCGGTCTGCTCGGGCTGCCACCGCAAGAGGCCCGGCTACGACCGCCTGCCGCCGCGCCGCTTCGAGTTCGTGCCGCTCTGGCAGGTCGCCGTGCTCTTCGTCTACGCCATGCGCCGGGTCGACTGCCCGAAGTGCGGGGTGGTCGTCGAGGAGGTCCCCTGGGGCGACGGCAAGAATCACCTGACGGTGGCCTATCGCTGGTTCCTGGCCGGCTGGGCCAGGAGGCTCTCGTGGCAGGAGGTCGCCTCTGCCTTCCATACGACGTGGGAGGCGGTGTACCGCGCCGTCGATCACGCCGTGGCCTGGGGGCTCCAACGCCGGTCCCTGAGCGGGATCGAGGCCCTCGGCGTCGATGAGGTCCAGTGGCAGCGGGGGCACAACTACTTGACGCTTGTCTACCAGATCGACGCCGGGGCGAGGCGGCTGCTCTGGGTCGGCCTGGACCGGACCGAGGAGAGCCTGCGGGGCTTCTTCCGGATGCTCAGCGACGAGGCGAAGGCCTCGATCCGCTACCTGTGCAGCGACATGTGGAAGCCGTACCTCAACGTGCTGGCGCGGGAGGCCTCCGGGGCGATCCACGTGCTCGACCGGTTCCACATCATGCAGGCGATGAACGAGGCGATCGACGAGGTGCGGGCCGAGGAGGCCAGGCGCCTGAAGCGGGAGGGCTACGAGCCGGTGCTGAAGCACGCCCGCTGGTGCCTCCTGAAGCGGCCGGAGAACCTCACGAAGAAGCAGACGGTGAAGCTGGCCGAGCTGGTGAAGTACAACCTGCGGTCGGTCAGGAGCTACCTGCTGAGGGAGGACTTCCAGCGGTTCTGGACCTACCAGTACTCGGGCTGGGCCGGGCGATTCCTGCGCGAGTGGTGCGCGCGGACGATGCGGTCGCGGATCGAGCCGATGAAGAAGGTGGCGCGGACGCTCCGCGGCCACGAGGCGCTGATCCTGAACTGGTTCAAGGCCCGCGGGACGATCTCCGCGGGCGTGGCCGAGGGCCTGAACAACAAGGTGAAACTGACCACCAGAAGGGCGTATGGCTTCCGGACCTTCCACGCGGTGCAAATCGCCCTGTATCACAGCCTTGGGGACCTACCCGAGCCGGAATTCACCCACAAATTCTGCTGA
- a CDS encoding BRO-N domain-containing protein, producing MAETAGKFRGGTVREAEHAGGEVGGPIDTLAFRFDGQDVRVDAEAGGVWFIAADVARPLGYRLAANLTRMLRAHQRGIRLVNTLKGPQKMLAIPGGGLYRAILCDRSKNAERYQDWATDVTLPAIRGTVRYEASSVAIIGTFAATFSCRSPPRAPYRWDRHMCLRRPSRSRTRSEHVARLMPLEHTMISRLPPGITGRSICPGFGGWPRIEPTVEEGKGSRPSLARPVHPGESAGRCDGPRCGTRGEGMSGRPRLRPPELAAGSHEGICRGE from the coding sequence ATGGCCGAGACGGCCGGGAAGTTTCGCGGAGGCACGGTCCGCGAGGCGGAGCACGCCGGCGGCGAGGTGGGAGGGCCGATCGACACGCTGGCGTTCCGGTTCGACGGCCAGGACGTGCGCGTCGACGCCGAGGCCGGCGGCGTGTGGTTCATCGCAGCGGACGTCGCGCGGCCACTCGGTTACCGGCTTGCGGCAAACCTGACCCGCATGCTGCGGGCGCATCAGAGGGGTATTCGTTTAGTGAATACCCTCAAGGGCCCGCAGAAAATGCTGGCGATTCCGGGCGGCGGGCTCTACCGGGCAATCCTCTGCGACCGTTCGAAGAACGCCGAGCGGTACCAGGACTGGGCGACCGACGTGACCCTCCCGGCCATCCGCGGGACGGTCCGCTACGAGGCCTCGTCAGTCGCGATCATCGGGACGTTTGCGGCCACCTTCTCCTGCAGGTCCCCACCGCGGGCTCCTTACCGCTGGGATCGCCACATGTGCCTCCGGCGGCCATCCCGTAGCCGCACGCGCAGCGAACACGTCGCCCGCCTCATGCCGCTCGAGCACACGATGATCAGTCGCCTGCCCCCCGGGATCACGGGCCGCTCAATTTGCCCCGGTTTCGGGGGTTGGCCTAGGATCGAGCCGACGGTCGAGGAGGGAAAGGGAAGTAGGCCCTCCCTTGCACGACCTGTTCACCCGGGCGAATCGGCGGGACGATGCGACGGGCCGCGATGCGGGACTCGAGGGGAGGGGATGAGCGGGCGTCCGCGACTCCGTCCACCCGAGCTCGCCGCAGGGTCGCATGAGGGAATTTGCAGAGGAGAATGA
- a CDS encoding helix-turn-helix domain-containing protein — protein MTVRDVATRLEISASLVYQLIDSGKLRCCRHGMGRGVIRVTEEQLAEYLEACATPQTNSEFVVRASHRPKLKHPKV, from the coding sequence GTGACCGTTCGAGACGTCGCGACCAGGCTGGAGATCTCGGCCTCCCTGGTCTACCAGCTGATCGACTCGGGGAAGCTGCGATGCTGCCGGCACGGCATGGGCCGGGGAGTGATCCGGGTCACCGAGGAGCAGCTCGCCGAGTACCTCGAGGCCTGTGCAACGCCGCAGACCAACTCGGAATTCGTCGTACGTGCCTCGCACCGGCCGAAGCTTAAACACCCCAAGGTGTAG
- a CDS encoding integrase core domain-containing protein: protein MFDRTADGRSPKWLSLVDGDTRECLALEARRRMTSEEVARSSLATWQGAWRRRARSAATTARRSSPRPTARIWSRPAPGRCRWPPGSPWQNGYADSFHSKLRDEPLELEEFQSPEQADLWKEEYNTERPHRSVRYMPPTYCRSPARCACLANLPPQRFPLDMGTRSFQLSVDHETGGQATYKAKRSSLPRQSEQAGEGPVCLPMRP from the coding sequence ATGTTCGACCGTACCGCCGACGGGCGTAGCCCGAAGTGGCTGAGCCTGGTCGACGGGGACACCCGCGAGTGCCTGGCCCTGGAGGCGAGGCGGCGGATGACGTCCGAGGAGGTGGCGAGATCCTCGCTGGCGACGTGGCAAGGCGCGTGGCGGCGCCGTGCCAGGTCGGCAGCGACAACTGCCCGGCGTTCGTCGCCGAGGCCGACCGCTCGCATCTGGAGTCGACCAGCACCGGGTCGCTGCCGGTGGCCCCCGGGGAGCCCGTGGCAGAACGGGTACGCCGATTCGTTCCACAGCAAGTTGCGCGACGAGCCCCTGGAGCTGGAGGAATTCCAGAGCCCGGAGCAGGCCGACCTCTGGAAGGAGGAGTACAACACGGAGCGCCCGCACAGATCAGTGCGATACATGCCCCCAACGTATTGTCGATCACCTGCGCGATGCGCATGCTTAGCGAATCTGCCACCGCAGAGGTTCCCTCTGGACATGGGAACGCGCAGTTTCCAATTATCCGTGGACCACGAAACGGGGGGGCAGGCCACGTATAAAGCCAAGCGATCCTCACTTCCACGGCAGAGTGAACAGGCGGGTGAAGGGCCGGTATGCCTTCCAATGCGTCCATGA
- a CDS encoding tyrosine-type recombinase/integrase yields MRTSSKPWYWKAKDAWYVQIDRKQVMLAKGKAKKAEAKRRWHELMSEGLPRDAPFQLCIDRYLTRIGPPTHRSRKVVLDAFARHVGKVPASRLTKRHVETFIKPNWSPSTTRSAIKTILACLNRAVKDGLLDANPVKDVEKPAWERREHIMTPEELQRLLAAAREPFRTLLIAMAETGCRPQEICGVRVENCLPDQGMWLVENKTRNQTGLKMRPIYLTAKLVELTRGLMAGRTEGHLFLNRYGKPWRTDTLRCRFKRLREKLGLGRGVLPYGTRHRFASDAINGQRLDSLVVARLMGHSDPAMLARTYFREDASAMQEAMEKARGNT; encoded by the coding sequence ATGCGAACCAGTAGTAAGCCGTGGTACTGGAAGGCAAAGGATGCCTGGTACGTCCAGATCGACCGCAAGCAGGTGATGCTGGCAAAGGGCAAGGCGAAGAAGGCCGAGGCGAAGCGGAGATGGCACGAGCTGATGTCCGAAGGGCTGCCCAGGGACGCGCCCTTCCAGCTCTGCATCGACCGCTACCTGACGCGCATCGGGCCGCCAACCCATAGGTCCCGCAAGGTGGTACTGGACGCCTTCGCCAGGCACGTCGGCAAGGTGCCCGCCTCCAGGCTGACCAAGCGGCACGTCGAAACGTTCATCAAGCCGAACTGGTCGCCGTCGACGACCCGCAGCGCCATCAAGACGATCCTCGCCTGCCTGAATCGAGCGGTGAAGGACGGCCTGCTTGACGCCAACCCGGTCAAAGACGTCGAGAAGCCGGCATGGGAACGCCGCGAGCATATCATGACGCCAGAAGAACTGCAGAGGCTGCTGGCCGCCGCGCGCGAGCCGTTCCGTACGCTGCTGATAGCGATGGCGGAGACGGGTTGTCGTCCGCAGGAAATCTGCGGCGTCAGGGTGGAGAACTGCCTGCCCGACCAGGGCATGTGGTTGGTTGAAAACAAGACTCGCAATCAAACCGGCCTCAAGATGCGGCCGATCTACCTCACCGCCAAGCTGGTCGAGTTAACGCGCGGACTCATGGCGGGGCGCACCGAGGGGCACCTGTTCCTCAACCGCTACGGCAAGCCTTGGCGGACGGACACGTTGCGTTGCCGCTTCAAGCGACTGCGGGAGAAGCTGGGGCTCGGGCGCGGAGTGCTTCCCTACGGCACTCGGCACCGCTTCGCGTCGGACGCGATCAACGGCCAGCGGCTAGACAGCTTGGTTGTGGCAAGGCTAATGGGGCACAGCGACCCCGCGATGCTGGCCCGTACATATTTTCGGGAAGATGCTTCCGCAATGCAGGAGGCGATGGAGAAGGCGAGGGGGAACACGTGA
- a CDS encoding carboxymuconolactone decarboxylase family protein, translating to MSRLLWPAAILAAAMIPIPARAESEPSGRWPVATNEEAWAHLPKALSGGGSRLPAWARATAEGLPRTTAAMLGLDRRHRTMSPLGASLRGKMRWVAADANRCEYTRATAEADLRRAGVPEAEVAALKGGPGGWAQGERDALRFARQMTVDASAVTDAQVERIKAAYGEEKLAAMVLLLAAANFQDRLVLGLGIPPEEGGPLPPVDVTFEKDSKPEVPPREKPEGRRGPDEPTAVDDPSWMEFDFDALKKGLADQKAAPGRVRVPTYQEYLAKLPEWAPRPKAPVRIKWSLVCGTYQPELAAAWSACTNAFREEAKQDRVFEESLFWIVTRTIHCFY from the coding sequence GTGAGCCGGCTCCTCTGGCCCGCCGCGATCCTCGCGGCGGCGATGATCCCCATCCCCGCGCGGGCGGAATCCGAGCCGTCCGGGCGCTGGCCCGTCGCGACGAACGAGGAGGCGTGGGCGCACCTGCCGAAGGCCCTCTCCGGGGGCGGCTCGCGGCTGCCGGCCTGGGCGAGGGCGACGGCCGAGGGGCTCCCGCGGACGACGGCGGCGATGCTCGGCCTGGACCGGCGACACCGGACGATGAGCCCGCTCGGGGCGTCGCTCCGGGGCAAGATGCGGTGGGTCGCGGCCGACGCGAATCGGTGCGAGTACACCCGGGCGACGGCCGAGGCGGACCTCCGCCGGGCGGGCGTCCCCGAGGCCGAGGTCGCGGCGCTGAAGGGCGGTCCCGGGGGCTGGGCGCAGGGCGAGCGCGACGCGCTCCGGTTCGCCCGCCAGATGACGGTGGACGCCTCGGCCGTCACGGATGCCCAGGTGGAGCGCATCAAGGCGGCCTACGGCGAGGAGAAGCTCGCCGCGATGGTGCTGCTGCTGGCCGCCGCGAACTTCCAGGACCGGCTGGTCCTGGGCCTGGGCATCCCTCCGGAGGAGGGCGGGCCGCTGCCGCCGGTCGACGTGACGTTCGAGAAGGACTCGAAGCCGGAGGTCCCGCCTCGCGAGAAGCCGGAGGGCCGCCGCGGGCCCGACGAGCCGACGGCCGTGGACGACCCGTCCTGGATGGAGTTCGACTTCGACGCCCTGAAGAAGGGGCTCGCGGACCAGAAGGCGGCGCCGGGGCGGGTCCGGGTGCCCACCTACCAGGAGTACCTGGCGAAGCTCCCGGAATGGGCCCCCAGGCCGAAGGCCCCCGTCCGGATCAAGTGGTCCCTCGTCTGCGGGACCTACCAGCCGGAGCTGGCCGCGGCCTGGAGCGCCTGCACGAACGCCTTCCGCGAGGAGGCGAAGCAGGACCGCGTCTTCGAGGAGAGCCTCTTCTGGATCGTCACCCGCACGATCCACTGCTTCTACTGA
- a CDS encoding carboxymuconolactone decarboxylase family protein, with protein sequence MGHCEMLLAVAGLDQNALEERTRLLASKDWTSLPPYDRAAFFFAKKFSKEPWTIDDSDRARLIAHFGRYRALDVIWWASRCHYMTRVADGFQLPLERENVFAPPPSAEAAKKKP encoded by the coding sequence ATGGGCCACTGCGAAATGCTGCTCGCGGTCGCGGGCCTGGACCAGAATGCTCTCGAAGAACGCACCCGACTCCTCGCATCCAAGGACTGGACCTCGCTGCCCCCCTACGATCGCGCCGCGTTCTTCTTCGCGAAGAAGTTCTCGAAGGAGCCGTGGACGATCGACGACTCCGACCGCGCCCGGCTGATCGCCCACTTCGGGCGATACCGGGCCCTCGACGTGATCTGGTGGGCCAGCCGCTGCCACTACATGACCCGCGTGGCAGACGGCTTCCAGCTCCCCCTGGAGCGGGAGAACGTCTTCGCCCCGCCCCCCTCCGCGGAGGCGGCGAAGAAGAAGCCCTGA